Proteins from one Leptospira johnsonii genomic window:
- a CDS encoding acyl-CoA dehydrogenase family protein, which yields MYQELTEQQIEIRDTIRSFVKKEITHEVAIHWDEENKHPEELINRMRTELGVNGLTIPEEYGGWGLGSVEQCLVTEELSRGCLGISLCFGYTGLGILPIMKGASHEQKKKWLQPVIDGEYGVSFCLSEPGAGSDVPGMSTTAVKKGDKWVINGTKQWITGGGSAGAYTVFAYTDKGRGTRGVSCFYVKRDTPGLIVGKKEDKLGIRASDTRQIIFEDCAVEEATMIGKENLGFIYALQTLNASRPYVAAMGVGVAQAALDHASKYARQREQFGSKISSFQAVQHMLADMSIGVETARQICYLSARMSDADDPRLPKYSAIAKAYCSETAMKAATDAVQIFGGYGYTKEYPVEKLMRDAKILCIFEGTTQIQKNEIAAYVIREAASAK from the coding sequence ATGTATCAGGAACTGACTGAGCAACAAATCGAGATTAGGGACACGATCCGCAGCTTCGTTAAGAAGGAGATCACCCACGAAGTTGCAATCCACTGGGACGAAGAAAACAAACATCCAGAAGAACTTATCAATAGAATGAGAACCGAGTTAGGAGTCAATGGACTCACTATCCCCGAAGAATACGGTGGATGGGGACTTGGTTCCGTAGAGCAGTGTTTAGTAACTGAAGAGCTTTCCAGAGGATGCCTTGGAATCAGCCTTTGCTTCGGTTATACTGGCCTTGGTATCCTTCCAATCATGAAAGGTGCAAGCCACGAACAAAAGAAAAAATGGCTTCAACCGGTTATCGACGGAGAATACGGAGTTTCTTTCTGTCTTTCCGAGCCTGGTGCAGGTTCTGACGTTCCGGGTATGAGCACTACTGCCGTTAAAAAAGGCGACAAGTGGGTCATTAACGGAACTAAACAATGGATCACTGGTGGTGGTAGCGCTGGAGCATATACAGTTTTTGCTTATACCGATAAAGGTCGCGGAACTCGTGGAGTTTCCTGCTTCTACGTAAAACGTGATACCCCAGGTTTGATCGTTGGTAAAAAAGAAGATAAACTAGGAATTCGTGCATCTGACACTCGTCAGATCATCTTTGAAGATTGTGCAGTTGAAGAAGCTACTATGATCGGAAAAGAAAATCTTGGATTCATCTACGCTCTTCAAACTCTGAACGCTTCTCGTCCATACGTTGCTGCTATGGGAGTTGGTGTTGCTCAAGCTGCTTTAGATCACGCTTCTAAATATGCTCGTCAGAGAGAGCAGTTCGGTTCCAAAATTTCCAGCTTCCAAGCTGTTCAGCACATGCTTGCAGATATGTCTATCGGTGTGGAAACAGCTCGTCAGATCTGTTATCTTTCCGCTCGTATGTCCGACGCTGATGATCCTCGTCTTCCGAAATATTCCGCAATTGCGAAAGCATATTGTTCTGAAACCGCAATGAAAGCGGCTACTGACGCGGTCCAAATTTTCGGCGGATACGGATACACTAAAGAGTATCCAGTTGAAAAACTGATGAGAGATGCAAAAATCCTTTGTATCTTCGAAGGAACCACTCAAATCCAAAAGAACGAGATCGCAGCTTATGTGATCCGTGAGGCAGCTTCTGCTAAATAA
- a CDS encoding FAD-dependent monooxygenase: MKQGQSIYDVIISGAGPVGLFLACELALAKCGVLILEKADNPNSPMKKLPFGIRGLSSPTIEALYRRGLLGELEIHKRLKNPHATAVQQGPRRQVGHFAGIPFHEGNIDTSQWQRLPSSTETNLISEMEEIETVLTRRALTLGVEIMRGLALTSFHQTEEGVTVQSGEQTFNGRWLVGCDGARSIVRKSGGFEFAGTEPEFTGYSTKVDIADPEKLGSGRNLTQTGMYLQSQPGFIIIQDFDGGAFHNSEKPITKEHVQEVLRRISNTDVTVTTLHFATTWTDRARQATSYRNGRILLAGDAAHIHSPLGGQGLNLGLGDAMNLGWKLAATIQNKAPEDLLNSYHTERFPIGAQVLDWSRAQVMIMKPNVEARALNSIIRDLMDTRDAATYMAGRVWGIFTHYDLDGTHPFVGYSVPNFEFIDGRRIGEFMQDGHGILLDFDTNPSLKTLANEYGDRIKYVSGPANERLGLSSVLIRPDGVIAWASDGEPDEQSIKKAASKWFTQFIS, from the coding sequence GTGAAACAAGGCCAATCTATTTACGATGTCATTATTTCCGGCGCTGGCCCAGTTGGACTTTTCCTAGCTTGTGAATTGGCGCTGGCCAAATGTGGAGTTCTTATATTAGAAAAAGCAGATAATCCAAACTCACCAATGAAAAAGCTCCCCTTCGGTATAAGGGGACTCTCTTCTCCTACTATCGAAGCTCTGTATCGCCGCGGATTATTAGGTGAACTTGAGATTCATAAGCGTCTAAAAAATCCTCATGCAACCGCGGTTCAACAAGGACCGCGTCGTCAGGTAGGCCATTTCGCCGGTATTCCATTTCATGAAGGCAATATCGACACTTCACAGTGGCAACGTTTGCCAAGTTCTACTGAAACCAATTTGATATCTGAAATGGAAGAGATTGAAACTGTTCTGACACGTCGTGCACTAACCTTAGGTGTAGAAATTATGCGAGGGCTCGCATTGACTTCCTTTCATCAAACAGAGGAGGGAGTAACTGTTCAATCAGGTGAACAAACCTTTAATGGTCGATGGCTTGTGGGTTGTGATGGAGCTCGTAGTATTGTCCGCAAGTCGGGAGGTTTTGAATTCGCAGGTACAGAACCGGAATTTACAGGCTATTCTACTAAGGTTGATATCGCCGATCCGGAGAAACTTGGCTCGGGACGTAACCTAACACAAACAGGTATGTATTTGCAATCTCAACCTGGATTCATCATTATTCAGGATTTTGATGGCGGTGCATTTCATAATTCTGAAAAACCGATTACAAAAGAACATGTGCAAGAGGTTCTTCGTCGAATCTCGAACACGGATGTTACTGTCACCACACTTCATTTCGCAACAACTTGGACGGACAGAGCAAGACAGGCTACGAGCTATCGAAATGGAAGGATCCTTTTGGCCGGGGATGCAGCACATATCCATTCTCCTTTGGGAGGCCAAGGACTGAACCTTGGATTGGGCGATGCAATGAACTTGGGATGGAAACTTGCCGCAACCATCCAAAACAAAGCGCCGGAAGATTTGCTGAACAGTTATCATACGGAACGATTTCCGATAGGTGCCCAAGTTCTGGATTGGTCGCGGGCTCAGGTTATGATCATGAAGCCAAATGTAGAGGCACGTGCACTGAACTCTATCATTCGCGATCTAATGGACACTCGCGATGCCGCCACCTATATGGCGGGAAGGGTATGGGGTATTTTCACTCATTATGATCTAGATGGGACTCATCCTTTCGTAGGGTATAGCGTCCCGAACTTTGAGTTTATAGATGGCAGAAGGATTGGCGAATTTATGCAGGACGGCCACGGAATACTTCTCGATTTTGATACAAATCCTTCCCTTAAAACTTTGGCAAATGAATACGGAGATCGAATAAAATACGTTTCTGGACCAGCAAATGAACGATTAGGCTTAAGTAGTGTATTGATACGTCCTGACGGGGTAATTGCTTGGGCTTCTGATGGCGAACCCGATGAGCAATCTATCAAGAAAGCTGCTTCCAAATGGTTTACTCAATTTATTTCCTGA
- a CDS encoding TetR/AcrR family transcriptional regulator encodes MGLREIKKAKTRKLISDIARDLFIEKGYDAVTITEIAEKAEVAVTTLFNYFPTKESLIFDLEDEIDHDILVAIRDRKKGQSILDALQQYFFSSKLFNPPDKKTFSGFGKLIRSSPELTSYLRGLWARYENTLAKEIQNDSGANKIEAECVAKLILEGVSFACNSPSPKETLGLTFKVLKNGWNK; translated from the coding sequence ATGGGATTACGTGAAATAAAGAAAGCCAAAACTCGAAAACTCATTTCAGATATTGCTCGTGATCTCTTTATTGAAAAAGGATACGACGCGGTCACCATTACTGAGATAGCCGAAAAAGCGGAGGTCGCAGTTACTACACTTTTCAATTATTTCCCGACTAAAGAGTCTCTTATTTTTGATCTTGAGGACGAAATAGATCACGATATCTTGGTAGCGATCCGAGATCGGAAAAAAGGCCAATCCATCCTGGATGCTCTCCAGCAATATTTTTTCTCGAGTAAACTATTCAATCCGCCCGATAAGAAGACCTTCTCCGGATTTGGGAAACTCATTAGATCTTCTCCTGAACTTACTTCCTATTTGCGCGGGCTATGGGCCCGCTATGAAAATACCTTGGCTAAAGAAATTCAAAACGATTCGGGTGCGAATAAAATCGAAGCGGAATGTGTCGCAAAATTGATCTTAGAAGGAGTGAGTTTTGCGTGTAACTCACCGTCCCCTAAGGAAACCTTAGGTCTCACATTTAAGGTTTTGAAGAATGGATGGAATAAGTGA
- a CDS encoding DUF1761 family protein, with protein sequence MTQSIIAPIVSGIAGFICAFLFSGPLYFGLSKFLNLPTQEDKKNLGFRIFLNFCVFLATAFSLSLILQYMSLQNKAHGQSIAFILWFGFIFTSSSIDVIWKGKHLKLWIFESISSLITIQVLMFVLLLFYK encoded by the coding sequence ATGACACAAAGTATCATTGCACCTATCGTTTCCGGAATAGCCGGATTTATTTGCGCATTTCTTTTTAGCGGCCCTCTTTATTTCGGTCTTTCAAAATTTCTGAATTTACCTACACAAGAAGATAAGAAAAATCTTGGGTTCCGAATATTTTTGAATTTCTGCGTTTTCTTAGCCACGGCCTTTTCTCTCTCATTAATACTACAATATATGAGCCTACAAAATAAAGCTCATGGCCAATCGATTGCTTTCATCCTCTGGTTCGGATTCATATTCACGTCTAGCTCTATTGATGTGATATGGAAAGGGAAACATCTGAAGTTATGGATTTTTGAATCTATATCTTCTTTAATCACAATCCAAGTTTTAATGTTTGTTCTATTACTATTTTATAAATGA
- a CDS encoding MBL fold metallo-hydrolase codes for MKIQRIIFSFISIGILTACAVTSNRSVLVNKGTPVDIQDINSSDKGPIVLKKIVAADWLAERAGLINLKDPKAVAAGLQSGEEPIQIYFYVIDHPKFGRYVIDTGLGDIFRKDKKEWPVSGIVASQMKLGKLKIHTTIKEWLQKEPKKVEGIFLTHLHLDHILGTHDFPAGTSVYTGQNEPGDSRFLHLFVQGSTDTLLGRDTSLSELNFLGREGAPIRFLDFFGDQSLYIISVPGHTEGSIAFLIKSTNGAQLITGDTCHTSWGWLNNVTPGDFTKDLERNKTSLNLLQTVAAKFPKIQIHPGHQSIPTPVK; via the coding sequence GTGAAAATCCAACGAATCATTTTTTCATTTATCTCAATCGGGATCCTAACCGCTTGCGCAGTTACTTCTAATCGCTCCGTTCTGGTGAATAAAGGAACTCCAGTGGATATCCAAGATATAAATTCTTCTGACAAAGGGCCGATTGTCCTTAAAAAAATTGTCGCAGCGGATTGGTTGGCGGAACGCGCGGGTTTGATCAATTTAAAGGATCCAAAGGCCGTCGCAGCGGGTTTGCAATCCGGCGAGGAACCGATCCAAATTTATTTTTATGTAATTGATCATCCTAAGTTCGGCAGATATGTAATAGATACCGGGCTTGGCGATATATTTCGCAAAGATAAAAAAGAATGGCCCGTTTCAGGCATAGTTGCTTCTCAAATGAAACTAGGTAAGCTCAAGATTCATACTACGATTAAGGAGTGGCTGCAAAAAGAACCGAAAAAAGTAGAAGGTATTTTCCTTACTCATCTGCATTTAGATCATATTCTGGGAACGCATGATTTTCCAGCGGGGACTTCAGTGTATACTGGACAGAACGAACCGGGAGATTCTCGTTTTCTACACCTTTTCGTACAAGGAAGTACGGATACATTACTTGGACGTGATACTTCCCTTTCTGAATTGAACTTCTTAGGAAGAGAAGGTGCTCCAATTAGATTTTTAGATTTCTTCGGCGATCAATCTCTTTATATAATTTCCGTTCCGGGACATACAGAGGGTAGTATCGCATTTTTAATAAAATCCACTAATGGGGCCCAACTAATTACAGGAGATACTTGTCATACTAGCTGGGGTTGGCTGAATAACGTGACTCCCGGAGATTTTACCAAGGATTTGGAAAGGAACAAAACGAGCCTAAATTTGTTGCAGACGGTAGCCGCTAAGTTCCCGAAAATTCAGATCCATCCAGGACATCAAAGTATTCCTACTCCTGTTAAATAG
- a CDS encoding CaiB/BaiF CoA transferase family protein has product MNKGPLSGVKVVDLSLLLPGPLCSMYLGDMGAEIIKVENPRAMDATRVMFKKENGAPSLYLMLNRNKKAITLNLKREKSKEILFKLLEDADILLEGFRPDGLSKMGLGYDDLKEKFPRLIYCGIYGYGDSGAYKDFAGHDLNYLSLSGVLDQTGKNPQAPGFQLADIGGGTLTALSSILAALYYREKTGRGQKIAVSMMEASLQFISLYGGIYSATGKNPEGGNELLSGKLPNYSTYKTKEGRWVALGALEEMFFKTFLRQSGLDTHLEKVPIAETHFAEWKKILTEYFSSKTLSDLEPIFQNPDSCLTPVKTMEEVSKDPVLREKGMILDRTHKQYGDYIQFGSPFPFSESKVTYRTDPPDHGEHNQEILKSLGYSEAEIEELKKDKVI; this is encoded by the coding sequence ATGAACAAAGGTCCACTTTCAGGAGTTAAGGTAGTAGATTTGAGCTTATTACTGCCAGGTCCTTTATGCTCCATGTATTTAGGAGATATGGGAGCAGAGATCATCAAGGTAGAAAATCCAAGAGCAATGGATGCTACTAGAGTGATGTTCAAAAAAGAGAATGGTGCGCCTTCCTTATATTTGATGTTGAACAGAAATAAAAAAGCGATCACACTCAATCTCAAAAGAGAAAAATCCAAAGAGATCTTATTCAAACTATTAGAAGATGCTGATATATTGCTGGAAGGATTTCGTCCCGACGGTCTTTCCAAAATGGGACTCGGCTACGATGACCTAAAAGAAAAATTCCCAAGACTGATCTATTGTGGGATCTATGGTTACGGAGATTCCGGAGCTTACAAAGATTTTGCAGGACATGATTTGAATTACCTTTCTCTTTCCGGAGTATTGGACCAAACCGGAAAAAATCCACAGGCACCAGGATTTCAATTGGCCGATATAGGCGGAGGAACATTAACCGCTCTTTCTTCCATCCTAGCTGCATTGTATTATCGGGAAAAAACGGGCCGCGGCCAAAAGATTGCGGTCTCCATGATGGAAGCGTCTCTGCAGTTCATCTCCTTGTATGGAGGGATCTATTCCGCGACAGGAAAAAATCCGGAAGGAGGAAACGAATTATTATCGGGGAAATTGCCTAACTATTCGACCTACAAAACCAAAGAAGGAAGATGGGTTGCATTAGGCGCATTGGAAGAAATGTTTTTCAAAACATTCTTAAGGCAGTCCGGTCTCGATACACATTTGGAAAAAGTTCCGATTGCAGAAACACATTTTGCGGAATGGAAAAAGATCCTGACGGAATACTTCTCCTCTAAAACCCTCTCGGACTTGGAGCCTATATTCCAAAATCCTGATTCTTGTCTCACTCCGGTCAAAACCATGGAAGAAGTTTCTAAAGACCCAGTGCTAAGAGAGAAGGGAATGATCCTGGATCGCACCCATAAACAGTACGGAGATTATATACAATTCGGTTCCCCTTTTCCTTTTTCGGAAAGTAAGGTGACTTATAGGACAGATCCTCCTGATCATGGCGAACATAATCAAGAGATCTTAAAGTCTTTAGGCTATTCCGAAGCAGAAATAGAAGAATTGAAGAAAGATAAAGTAATTTAA
- a CDS encoding polysaccharide deacetylase family protein, with protein sequence MKTAISLSLVFLIYCSSSETSTYIQTDHKKGPIGYYEGDPLPPKTAFLTFDDGPSDWTSDVLDVLKKENIKATFFVCGAWLPKASTRGNSFRKYKTVLIRMKEEGHTIGNHTLGHQNFASISEKRIESQLDENQKLYQNELGEYSGKLIWIRPPFGSPYISTKNETTRKRVSSALQGKGLVFMWTKEFDSTDSKEWVKGEWYEKGPRIDPDNEKFRRKMDRIYNSLVSKTEGQGVVILFHDTHPTTKEVLPFIIEKLKAEGYTFATAEDYTRWRWGKTSEELSEEDPD encoded by the coding sequence ATGAAGACTGCCATATCCTTATCTTTAGTATTTCTAATCTACTGCTCAAGTTCCGAAACTTCCACATATATCCAGACAGATCATAAAAAAGGTCCCATCGGATATTATGAAGGAGATCCTCTTCCTCCCAAAACTGCCTTCTTAACATTCGATGACGGACCTTCTGACTGGACTTCCGACGTATTGGATGTACTCAAAAAGGAAAATATAAAAGCTACGTTTTTTGTATGTGGTGCTTGGCTTCCTAAAGCTAGCACAAGAGGGAACAGTTTCCGAAAATACAAAACCGTCTTGATCAGAATGAAAGAAGAAGGTCATACGATCGGAAATCACACACTTGGCCACCAGAACTTCGCAAGTATTTCCGAAAAAAGAATAGAAAGTCAATTGGACGAAAATCAAAAATTATACCAGAACGAATTAGGAGAATATTCTGGAAAGCTAATATGGATACGTCCCCCTTTCGGATCTCCTTATATCAGTACCAAGAACGAGACCACTCGAAAAAGAGTAAGTTCCGCACTTCAAGGAAAAGGTCTGGTATTCATGTGGACTAAAGAATTCGATTCTACAGATTCCAAAGAATGGGTGAAAGGAGAATGGTATGAAAAAGGGCCTAGGATAGATCCAGACAATGAAAAGTTCAGAAGGAAAATGGATCGGATCTATAACTCCTTGGTGTCCAAAACGGAAGGACAAGGAGTAGTGATCTTATTCCACGATACACATCCTACCACCAAAGAAGTTCTACCATTCATCATTGAAAAATTGAAAGCAGAAGGGTATACTTTCGCTACTGCGGAAGATTATACCAGATGGCGTTGGGGAAAAACTAGCGAAGAATTAAGTGAAGAAGACCCAGATTGA
- a CDS encoding SMR family transporter: protein MKLTVIIIFVVALFFNALANILIKASSLGDKTSTASGIEGLIKSFLHPVFFAGLVSFGIALLGYKWVLGNGLKLSLAYPLFTSAGFIIVLVASAMFFKEELNWTQWTGIGLILAGVWLTSAEMFA, encoded by the coding sequence ATGAAATTAACGGTGATAATCATTTTCGTAGTCGCATTATTCTTCAATGCCTTAGCAAACATTTTGATCAAGGCAAGTTCTTTAGGAGATAAAACAAGTACGGCTTCCGGAATAGAAGGATTGATCAAATCATTTTTACATCCAGTGTTCTTCGCGGGACTTGTTTCTTTCGGGATCGCATTATTAGGTTATAAATGGGTACTAGGTAACGGATTAAAATTATCCTTGGCTTATCCACTCTTTACATCTGCAGGATTTATCATCGTGCTCGTAGCTTCCGCAATGTTCTTTAAGGAAGAACTGAACTGGACCCAATGGACAGGGATCGGTTTGATACTTGCAGGAGTTTGGCTGACCTCCGCGGAAATGTTCGCTTAA
- a CDS encoding alpha/beta fold hydrolase, with protein sequence MDRKTFNFRGIKLSYIDSGNKSSNPILIAHANGFSAGCYSFFIQKLSETHRVIALDFCGHGESEANMEWKDWFFFRDQILALIETEDLKNVVGLGHSLGGASLLLASYQRPDYFHKIFAMDPVILNLAYILLGLAFDTPLAKGALKRRKEFKDLTLVKKAYRKTPTFANWSDEVFEDYLKSCFKKEGEKWVLCCPPELEAKIFNSVSFLSLFQYGNIKTETHITIPRKYEVCSPSAAKRIIKGNPNSSLELWDDISHFFPFERPEKTLERIIQKL encoded by the coding sequence ATGGATAGAAAAACATTTAACTTCCGCGGGATCAAACTTTCTTATATAGATTCCGGTAACAAATCTTCTAATCCTATATTGATCGCTCATGCTAATGGATTTTCTGCAGGTTGTTATTCATTCTTCATCCAGAAACTTTCTGAAACTCACAGAGTGATTGCCTTGGATTTTTGCGGACACGGCGAATCAGAAGCAAACATGGAATGGAAGGATTGGTTTTTCTTTCGAGACCAAATTTTGGCTCTGATCGAAACGGAAGATTTGAAGAATGTTGTGGGACTAGGACATTCTTTAGGAGGAGCAAGCCTACTTCTTGCTTCTTATCAAAGACCGGACTACTTTCATAAAATTTTCGCGATGGATCCTGTAATATTAAATCTTGCTTACATTCTTCTCGGTTTAGCTTTCGATACTCCTTTAGCAAAAGGAGCTCTCAAGAGAAGAAAAGAATTTAAGGACCTAACTCTTGTAAAAAAAGCGTATAGAAAGACTCCTACATTTGCGAATTGGTCTGACGAGGTCTTCGAAGATTATTTGAAGTCATGTTTTAAAAAAGAAGGAGAGAAATGGGTCTTATGTTGTCCTCCTGAATTAGAGGCCAAAATTTTCAACTCGGTCAGTTTTTTAAGTTTATTCCAATATGGAAATATCAAGACGGAAACTCATATCACTATCCCCAGAAAATACGAAGTATGCTCTCCTTCAGCAGCTAAAAGGATTATCAAGGGAAATCCGAACTCAAGCTTAGAGTTATGGGATGATATTTCCCATTTTTTTCCGTTTGAGCGTCCCGAAAAAACCCTGGAAAGAATCATTCAAAAATTATAA
- a CDS encoding helix-turn-helix domain-containing protein, which translates to MEESQIGTLFYFGARVFLAQKGLTTDPHSHYAVSILISLTSKFKVIEESGNVLEFQAVVLAPNTYHTLSAENSDMIVLQIDPYGIDYASVASRFGRKGISEIPFENLEPVLSRCKNLFHEKVNCQTAKELFEDILACVGTEKPSRVSLDPRVLSATLRMKSALPGSISVPELAKEAGFSETRFMHVFKLQMGLPVRQYQLWLRLHEAAKLLKEGGNLTEASHAAGFADQAHLSRTFKRMFGVQPSKFLGANTNVAVHFCV; encoded by the coding sequence ATGGAAGAATCTCAAATCGGAACCTTATTTTATTTCGGAGCCAGGGTATTCTTGGCCCAGAAAGGACTGACCACAGATCCTCACTCTCACTATGCGGTTTCCATTCTGATCTCTTTAACTTCTAAGTTCAAAGTGATCGAAGAATCGGGCAACGTGTTGGAGTTCCAAGCTGTTGTTCTGGCTCCCAATACTTATCATACTCTTTCTGCGGAAAATTCGGATATGATCGTTTTGCAGATCGATCCTTATGGTATCGACTATGCTTCCGTTGCTTCCAGATTTGGAAGAAAGGGAATCTCCGAGATCCCTTTTGAAAATTTAGAACCCGTTCTCTCCAGATGCAAAAATCTATTTCATGAAAAAGTAAATTGCCAAACTGCTAAAGAACTTTTCGAAGATATTCTTGCCTGTGTAGGAACCGAAAAACCTTCCAGGGTTTCTTTGGATCCCAGGGTTTTATCCGCAACTCTGAGGATGAAATCCGCCCTTCCCGGTTCTATCTCCGTTCCGGAACTTGCAAAAGAAGCGGGGTTTTCCGAAACAAGGTTTATGCATGTTTTCAAATTACAGATGGGTCTACCCGTCAGACAGTATCAACTTTGGTTGAGACTACATGAGGCGGCAAAACTTTTGAAAGAAGGCGGGAATCTTACCGAAGCTTCTCATGCTGCCGGTTTTGCGGACCAAGCACATTTAAGTCGGACCTTTAAAAGAATGTTCGGTGTGCAACCTTCTAAATTCTTAGGCGCAAACACGAATGTCGCAGTCCATTTTTGTGTGTAA
- a CDS encoding Mpo1 family 2-hydroxy fatty acid dioxygenase, which translates to MKFAKEMAFYSAYHQEKRNVWIHVLGVPTITFTLFLVLNRLELINVFGYTVTAATVFGIVVLAYYFTLDFIFALATTVVFGSLMFLAQYITLSLTATTAWSIFAVAQLIGWGAQFYGHFIFEKSRPALFDNLFQAIVSAPIFVIADVFFELGYRKDVQEAVRKELAAQGKLKDFSTAH; encoded by the coding sequence ATGAAATTCGCTAAGGAAATGGCCTTCTATTCTGCGTACCACCAAGAAAAAAGAAACGTGTGGATCCACGTATTAGGAGTTCCTACCATCACCTTCACCTTATTTTTGGTGCTTAATAGATTAGAGTTAATCAATGTTTTCGGTTACACAGTAACCGCTGCTACCGTATTCGGGATCGTAGTACTTGCCTACTATTTCACCTTGGATTTTATTTTTGCTCTGGCAACCACAGTTGTGTTCGGCTCTTTGATGTTCTTGGCTCAGTACATTACTCTGTCTTTAACTGCCACCACTGCATGGAGCATCTTTGCGGTCGCTCAGTTAATAGGTTGGGGAGCACAATTCTACGGACATTTTATTTTTGAAAAGAGCCGTCCAGCGTTGTTCGACAATTTGTTCCAAGCGATTGTATCTGCTCCTATTTTCGTAATTGCAGATGTGTTCTTCGAATTGGGATACAGAAAAGATGTGCAAGAAGCAGTTCGTAAAGAATTAGCTGCACAAGGCAAACTCAAAGACTTCAGTACTGCTCATTAA
- a CDS encoding tautomerase family protein yields the protein MPYINLKVAGPLTKEQKQQITKEFTETLTKVAARPPESTYIVIDEVARENWAVGGKLLE from the coding sequence ATGCCTTATATCAATCTAAAAGTTGCAGGACCACTCACTAAAGAGCAAAAACAGCAGATAACGAAAGAATTCACGGAAACTCTCACAAAAGTTGCCGCAAGACCTCCGGAATCCACCTATATCGTGATCGACGAAGTCGCAAGAGAGAATTGGGCTGTAGGCGGAAAACTCCTAGAATAA
- a CDS encoding YdcF family protein, translating to MDTIFFAASKLAGAFLFPLPASLLALLFLGLRLPKFKYKVWVLFPTLVIWVASTDSFSQWLVKGLEEKHPPIRLETLENSDAILVLGGAVDNLALYEQQVQLTSAAERMTDALLLFQKRKAPRIVFTGGSGNLFFQTKKESDFALQFFQSLGVPNKAVFLETESRNTKENAEKTAELFRKNKWKSAILITSAFHMERSLLVFANTGIKIHPWPTDYRSRVKILTIDDFIPSSQSLENTSIAWKERIGLFVYGFRESISTFLPLRIRYPWSKDWN from the coding sequence ATGGATACGATCTTTTTCGCGGCCTCCAAACTCGCGGGGGCCTTCTTATTTCCCTTACCTGCTTCGCTACTCGCTTTATTATTTTTAGGACTCAGACTTCCTAAATTCAAATATAAGGTCTGGGTTTTATTTCCTACACTCGTTATCTGGGTTGCTTCCACAGATAGTTTTTCCCAATGGTTGGTTAAAGGCCTGGAAGAAAAACATCCTCCAATTCGTTTGGAAACTTTAGAAAACTCGGATGCAATTTTAGTTTTAGGCGGAGCGGTAGACAATCTTGCCTTATATGAACAACAGGTGCAGTTGACTTCCGCCGCAGAACGAATGACTGACGCTCTATTATTATTCCAAAAAAGAAAAGCTCCTCGTATCGTTTTTACCGGAGGCTCAGGGAATTTATTCTTCCAAACTAAAAAAGAATCCGACTTTGCTCTCCAATTTTTTCAATCTTTAGGAGTTCCTAACAAGGCTGTTTTTCTGGAGACTGAAAGCAGAAACACCAAAGAGAATGCGGAAAAAACGGCAGAACTTTTTCGCAAAAATAAATGGAAGTCCGCAATCTTGATCACTTCCGCATTTCATATGGAAAGATCCTTGTTGGTATTTGCAAATACCGGGATCAAGATCCATCCTTGGCCTACGGACTATAGGTCCAGGGTCAAAATACTGACCATAGACGATTTTATACCTTCTTCCCAAAGTTTGGAGAACACAAGTATTGCCTGGAAAGAGAGGATCGGGCTATTCGTTTACGGGTTCAGAGAGAGTATTTCCACTTTTCTTCCCCTCCGTATCCGATATCCTTGGTCTAAGGACTGGAATTAA